A stretch of Pseudomonas sp. CCC3.1 DNA encodes these proteins:
- a CDS encoding SDR family NAD(P)-dependent oxidoreductase: MNSSAERLFDLSGRVALVTGSGQGMGLGIVRALARQGARVVINDFYAERAENSAKTLQAEGLDVCAAPGDITVAEVREQIVATARETFGEIDILVNNAGVPPGMPDSLRQFKDLDDSDFERQLDLNLRAIVGLTRLVVGGMCERKHGRIIIISSESWRIGLSYGLSNYAAAKAAALGFMRQLAHEVGRSGVTANALSLGCMNNFGYDETAKATTAVGRAGTPDDVGAAVAFLSSDEASWLTGQVIALNGGSTTA; encoded by the coding sequence ATGAACAGTTCTGCTGAGCGATTGTTTGATCTGTCAGGTCGTGTTGCGCTAGTCACCGGGTCGGGCCAAGGCATGGGCTTGGGCATAGTCCGCGCCTTGGCCCGACAAGGCGCACGAGTGGTCATTAATGACTTTTACGCCGAGCGCGCAGAAAACAGTGCCAAAACCCTGCAAGCCGAAGGTTTGGATGTATGCGCCGCGCCGGGCGATATCACCGTGGCCGAGGTGCGCGAACAGATCGTCGCGACTGCTCGCGAGACGTTTGGCGAGATCGATATTTTGGTCAATAACGCTGGCGTACCACCGGGCATGCCTGACTCGTTGCGTCAGTTCAAAGACTTGGACGATAGTGACTTCGAGCGCCAACTGGACCTTAACTTGCGCGCAATTGTGGGCCTGACCCGGTTAGTCGTGGGAGGCATGTGCGAGCGCAAGCACGGGCGCATCATCATTATCAGCTCCGAATCCTGGCGTATCGGGCTCAGCTATGGTTTGAGCAATTACGCCGCCGCTAAAGCGGCCGCACTGGGCTTTATGCGGCAACTCGCGCATGAAGTCGGGCGCAGTGGCGTTACGGCCAACGCCTTGTCGCTGGGATGCATGAACAACTTTGGCTATGACGAAACCGCTAAGGCCACCACGGCTGTGGGTCGCGCAGGCACGCCAGACGATGTGGGAGCGGCTGTGGCCTTTCTTAGTTCGGACGAAGCGTCCTGGCTGACGGGGCAGGTGATTGCCCTCAATGGCGGCTCGACCACAGCGTAA
- a CDS encoding OprD family outer membrane porin, with product MTPKALGFPLLCLLSPSVMASGFVDDSTLNLSLRNVFFTHHYADYFSPTNKLTSKSQEWAQGFRLDFVSGFTPGMLGVGIDAKGMLAVKLDGGAGHHQRGTMIPSDGDTGVGSWARAAANAKIKYSNTTVFSGNAITPSIPILVSDDTRVLPQTYQGWNFVSKDIDNVVATGGRLTKATGRYSSDRAGLAAAGGTEESGGFNYAGFDYTPNKNIKAQYYFGQLEDYYKQDFLGLTAKHQFNPSQSLLADLRYFRSRSDGKNGDPGYRISGYTKDGTGIIDNTTWSASLTYTHTAHSFMAGYQSVSGNSNFAAIIPSSLPNKEAGVFTFYLQTSRLLYGFTRAGEQTTFAQYTYDFTAMGVPGLIFNTSYWRGTDIKQSNASNAQEWERDIALHYAIQSGPAKGLGISYYNAIGHSTASAYEYNYRNSENRVYVNYTIPIF from the coding sequence ATGACCCCCAAAGCATTAGGTTTTCCGTTGCTATGCCTCCTCTCGCCCTCCGTAATGGCCAGTGGTTTTGTTGACGACTCGACGCTTAACTTATCCTTGCGCAATGTGTTTTTCACTCACCATTACGCCGATTATTTTTCGCCGACCAATAAGTTGACCAGCAAGTCGCAAGAGTGGGCTCAGGGATTCAGACTGGACTTTGTGTCGGGGTTTACGCCCGGCATGCTTGGAGTGGGTATTGATGCTAAAGGCATGCTGGCAGTCAAACTCGATGGGGGGGCCGGACACCATCAACGGGGCACGATGATCCCCAGTGACGGAGATACCGGAGTCGGCAGTTGGGCCAGGGCTGCCGCCAACGCCAAAATTAAATACTCCAACACCACGGTTTTCAGCGGAAACGCTATCACCCCAAGCATTCCGATACTGGTGTCTGATGACACTCGGGTCCTGCCACAAACCTATCAGGGCTGGAACTTCGTTTCCAAAGACATCGACAACGTCGTCGCCACAGGAGGACGGCTGACTAAAGCTACCGGTCGTTACTCTTCGGATCGGGCCGGGCTGGCGGCCGCAGGCGGTACTGAAGAAAGTGGCGGTTTCAACTATGCAGGCTTTGATTACACGCCCAATAAAAATATCAAGGCACAGTATTATTTTGGCCAACTGGAAGATTACTACAAACAAGATTTCCTCGGCCTGACCGCCAAACATCAGTTCAACCCCAGCCAGTCGCTGCTCGCCGATTTGCGCTATTTCAGAAGCCGCTCGGATGGCAAAAATGGTGATCCCGGCTACCGGATTTCCGGTTATACCAAAGACGGTACCGGTATTATCGACAACACGACTTGGTCAGCCTCACTGACCTACACCCATACCGCCCATTCATTCATGGCCGGTTATCAGAGCGTGTCCGGTAACAGTAATTTTGCAGCGATCATCCCGTCCTCGTTGCCAAACAAAGAAGCCGGAGTCTTCACTTTCTACCTGCAAACCTCGCGTCTTCTGTATGGTTTTACCCGCGCCGGAGAACAAACCACATTCGCTCAATACACGTATGACTTCACCGCGATGGGTGTTCCAGGGCTGATATTTAATACCTCCTACTGGCGCGGCACCGACATCAAACAGAGTAATGCCAGCAATGCTCAGGAATGGGAACGCGATATTGCTTTGCACTACGCGATCCAAAGCGGCCCTGCCAAGGGCCTGGGTATCTCCTATTACAACGCCATCGGCCACAGCACAGCATCGGCCTATGAGTACAACTACCGCAATAGCGAAAACCGCGTGTATGTGAATTACACCATTCCGATTTTCTGA
- a CDS encoding nuclear transport factor 2 family protein, giving the protein MSTLEQLLDREAIRDCLYRYCRGIDLVDEQALRSAYWEDASDCHGPYKGSASGFIEWALKALENMDRSVHQITNILIELQGVSAVVESKFSAFQRAPDQEGVLKQVVILGRYADLFEKRGKEWKIAQRTVIYDWVDYPLTSSLNNAQRFGQRQPVGSRWPHDEVYTLLNNKHPE; this is encoded by the coding sequence ATGTCGACGCTCGAACAACTGCTGGACCGCGAAGCCATTCGCGACTGTTTATATCGCTACTGCCGGGGTATCGATTTAGTCGATGAACAGGCGTTGCGATCTGCCTACTGGGAAGACGCCAGCGATTGCCATGGACCCTATAAGGGATCAGCCAGCGGTTTCATTGAATGGGCGCTTAAAGCGTTGGAAAACATGGACCGTAGCGTGCATCAGATCACCAATATCCTGATTGAGCTGCAAGGTGTGTCCGCGGTGGTAGAGTCGAAGTTCAGTGCCTTCCAGCGCGCCCCTGATCAAGAGGGCGTACTGAAACAGGTGGTGATTCTCGGCCGGTATGCCGACCTGTTCGAAAAGCGCGGCAAAGAATGGAAAATTGCCCAACGTACTGTGATTTACGATTGGGTCGATTATCCACTTACTTCATCGCTGAATAATGCGCAACGATTCGGCCAGCGCCAGCCGGTCGGCTCCCGATGGCCGCATGACGAGGTGTATACGTTATTAAATAATAAACACCCTGAATAA
- a CDS encoding long-chain fatty acid--CoA ligase has product MRALMQERQLLISTLIDHAALNHPTVEIVSRTCEGTELRTDYKTVRSRALKLAKALIKLGVEEGDCVGSLAWNTHRHLELYYAVPGMGAVLNTVNPRLFAEQIEYVINHAQDKVLFFDITFAELITELRPRLLSTATFVVMTDRAHKPPGLDNCLCYEDLVEAEDDDYQWPQFEETRASSLCYTSGTTGNPKGVLYSHRSTVLHSFTACSMDGLQLSSQDSVLLIVPLFHVNAWGVPYASAMCGAKMVLPGPWLDGQSLFNLLRAERCSVSIGVPTVWLGLLKFIEENPYLISEKLTLERVLVGGSAAPRALIERLHDILGVTTIHSWGMSETSPLGTIGNLLPKHRSLSLDEQITIRAKQGRPIYGVEVHIAGEQGEQLPRDGKAAGHLKVRGPWVASGYFRGEGGDVLDAEGWFATGDVASIDEDGYVQITDRSKDVIKSGGEWISSIDLENAAIAHHAVQEAAVIGLAHSRWQERPLLVVVARPGIEVTSAQLLAFLSTRVAKWWLPDDVVFVEELPHTATGKLQKAQLREQFKTFVFSSDRPEAAPTRSDVNAATNNG; this is encoded by the coding sequence ATGCGCGCTTTAATGCAAGAGCGACAATTATTAATATCCACCTTGATTGACCATGCCGCGCTTAATCACCCTACGGTTGAAATCGTATCGCGTACCTGTGAGGGAACTGAACTTAGAACCGATTATAAAACGGTCCGTTCACGCGCATTGAAATTGGCCAAGGCATTAATAAAGTTGGGCGTTGAAGAGGGCGACTGTGTAGGTTCTCTGGCCTGGAATACACACCGGCACTTAGAGCTGTATTACGCGGTGCCGGGGATGGGCGCCGTACTTAATACGGTCAATCCTCGTTTGTTCGCGGAGCAGATTGAATACGTCATTAATCATGCTCAAGACAAAGTGCTGTTCTTCGATATCACGTTTGCCGAGCTGATCACTGAACTGCGCCCCAGATTGTTATCGACAGCCACTTTCGTGGTCATGACTGATCGGGCCCACAAGCCACCTGGACTCGACAATTGCCTGTGTTATGAAGACTTGGTCGAGGCCGAGGATGATGATTACCAGTGGCCCCAGTTTGAAGAGACTCGGGCTTCATCGCTGTGTTACACCTCCGGCACCACGGGCAACCCCAAGGGGGTGCTGTATAGCCATCGCTCCACGGTGTTGCATTCCTTTACTGCCTGCTCGATGGATGGGTTGCAACTGTCCAGCCAAGACAGCGTGCTACTGATTGTCCCGTTGTTTCACGTCAATGCCTGGGGTGTGCCTTACGCGTCGGCCATGTGTGGCGCCAAGATGGTGTTGCCGGGGCCCTGGCTAGACGGCCAAAGCTTGTTCAATTTGCTGCGGGCTGAACGCTGCAGTGTGTCTATCGGCGTTCCGACCGTATGGCTCGGCCTGCTCAAGTTCATTGAAGAGAACCCGTACCTGATCAGCGAAAAGCTGACGCTGGAACGTGTCCTTGTCGGCGGTTCGGCTGCCCCTCGGGCTTTGATCGAACGCCTGCATGACATTCTGGGCGTTACCACCATTCACTCCTGGGGCATGAGTGAGACAAGCCCGCTGGGGACCATCGGTAACCTGCTGCCCAAGCACCGGTCTTTGTCGCTTGATGAACAGATCACCATTCGCGCCAAGCAGGGCCGCCCCATCTATGGCGTCGAAGTGCATATCGCCGGTGAGCAGGGCGAGCAGTTACCCCGTGACGGCAAGGCGGCAGGTCATCTCAAGGTCCGTGGACCGTGGGTCGCCTCGGGCTACTTCAGAGGCGAAGGGGGTGATGTGCTGGATGCCGAAGGCTGGTTCGCCACGGGTGACGTCGCCAGCATCGACGAGGACGGCTACGTACAAATCACCGACCGCTCCAAGGATGTCATCAAGTCCGGCGGGGAATGGATCAGCTCCATCGACCTGGAAAACGCCGCCATCGCCCATCACGCCGTACAAGAAGCCGCCGTCATCGGCCTGGCTCATTCGCGCTGGCAGGAGCGACCACTGCTGGTGGTTGTGGCTCGACCCGGTATCGAGGTAACGAGCGCGCAGCTCCTCGCATTTCTCAGCACTCGAGTGGCCAAGTGGTGGTTGCCTGATGACGTGGTGTTTGTCGAAGAACTGCCCCATACCGCGACCGGAAAACTGCAAAAAGCCCAACTTCGCGAACAGTTCAAAACCTTCGTATTCAGCAGCGACCGGCCTGAGGCCGCCCCGACCCGGAGTGATGTAAATGCCGCAACTAATAATGGATGA
- a CDS encoding acyl-CoA dehydrogenase family protein, giving the protein MPQLIMDDADGVLEMLRDSVAAFAQGRPGPQSLRQLRSSQADLDREQWQEMVEAGWIGLMLPETLGGAGLGIREQVVISFALGRALIPSPMATASVLSSALLAAVPESAEQRRLASGLIQGEAIVAVAVSEPGLTVRLLEGAIVLDGRCEFVDAAASATDLLVLARYGEEDMLVSVPSAAEGLEHHERPAVDGSRIASLQFSSCLVKTERVLARGALNTQIETAINLARTALAAELCGLASQAFNLTRTYTCDRVQFGKPIAGFQVIQHRLVDLWAEAEFACSAVVNAVERIEQGSAREARLAIYAAKARAADAATLIGRQAIHLFGAMGFTDECDIGLYLKRAINLGATLGQAESLRIQFIREERAA; this is encoded by the coding sequence ATGCCGCAACTAATAATGGATGACGCCGATGGTGTCCTGGAGATGTTACGTGACAGCGTCGCCGCTTTTGCCCAAGGCCGTCCCGGGCCACAGAGCCTGCGTCAATTGCGCAGCAGCCAAGCCGACCTGGACCGCGAGCAATGGCAAGAAATGGTGGAGGCCGGCTGGATCGGCCTGATGCTGCCCGAAACGCTGGGGGGCGCAGGGCTGGGCATCCGTGAGCAAGTGGTGATTAGTTTCGCCTTGGGCCGCGCATTAATCCCTTCACCCATGGCGACGGCATCGGTGCTCAGCAGCGCGTTATTGGCCGCAGTACCTGAATCTGCAGAGCAGCGGCGTCTGGCATCTGGGCTGATTCAGGGCGAGGCAATTGTTGCTGTAGCTGTTTCAGAGCCCGGCCTGACGGTACGTCTTCTAGAGGGCGCAATCGTGCTCGACGGGCGTTGCGAGTTTGTTGACGCCGCGGCATCCGCCACGGACTTGCTGGTTCTAGCCCGTTATGGTGAAGAAGACATGCTGGTCAGTGTGCCGTCTGCTGCCGAAGGCCTTGAGCACCACGAGCGCCCCGCCGTAGATGGCAGTCGGATTGCTTCTCTGCAATTCAGCAGTTGCTTGGTCAAGACCGAACGCGTGTTAGCCCGTGGTGCACTGAACACGCAGATCGAGACCGCGATCAACTTGGCGCGAACAGCCCTTGCAGCCGAACTGTGTGGGCTGGCTAGCCAGGCGTTCAATCTGACCCGCACCTACACCTGCGACCGCGTGCAGTTTGGCAAGCCCATCGCTGGTTTTCAGGTGATCCAGCACCGTTTGGTCGACCTGTGGGCCGAAGCAGAGTTTGCCTGCTCGGCGGTGGTTAACGCCGTAGAGCGGATTGAGCAGGGCAGCGCTCGCGAAGCGCGCCTGGCAATTTATGCCGCCAAAGCTAGGGCCGCAGATGCAGCAACGCTTATCGGGCGCCAGGCCATTCACCTGTTTGGCGCCATGGGGTTTACCGACGAATGCGACATCGGTCTGTACCTCAAGCGCGCCATCAATCTGGGCGCCACTCTTGGTCAGGCCGAAAGCCTGCGTATCCAATTCATTCGTGAGGAGCGTGCTGCTTAG
- a CDS encoding enoyl-CoA hydratase/isomerase family protein codes for MQNHLLKVEVIDHVAVVTMDAPPVNAQSRDFAEELIEVFDELNDLAEVRVIVLTGAGKVFSAGADIKSRGNIGAVPGDTNRHLRRTREVGFCIMESSKPVIAAVNGPALGAGMGLAVCCDIILASENAVFGLPEIDIGLMGGVRHTMRLFPHSLTRRMVLSGYRVTAAELYRRGIIEACTPRESLMDETMQIAREIASKSPMALKLAKRAINTVETMGLKDGYRFEQNLTVEMTRHEDSKEAMRAFLEKRAPIFKDSI; via the coding sequence ATGCAGAACCATTTACTCAAAGTAGAAGTGATCGATCATGTTGCAGTGGTCACCATGGACGCCCCACCGGTCAACGCTCAGTCGCGGGACTTCGCCGAAGAGCTGATCGAGGTTTTCGACGAACTGAATGACCTTGCCGAGGTACGGGTCATTGTCCTTACTGGTGCCGGCAAAGTGTTTTCTGCGGGTGCTGATATCAAATCGCGCGGCAACATCGGTGCCGTTCCCGGTGACACCAACCGGCATCTGCGTCGGACCCGCGAAGTGGGTTTTTGCATTATGGAGTCGAGCAAGCCAGTTATCGCGGCGGTCAACGGTCCCGCGCTCGGCGCAGGGATGGGGCTGGCGGTGTGCTGCGATATTATTCTGGCGAGTGAAAATGCGGTGTTTGGCCTACCGGAAATCGACATCGGCCTGATGGGTGGCGTGCGTCACACCATGCGCCTGTTTCCTCACTCTTTGACCCGCCGCATGGTGTTGTCGGGCTATCGCGTCACAGCAGCCGAATTGTATCGGCGCGGCATTATTGAAGCCTGCACGCCGCGTGAAAGCCTCATGGATGAAACTATGCAGATCGCCCGTGAAATCGCCAGTAAAAGCCCAATGGCGCTGAAGTTGGCGAAGCGTGCGATCAACACTGTGGAAACCATGGGGCTCAAGGACGGTTACCGATTTGAGCAAAACCTCACTGTCGAAATGACCCGCCATGAAGACTCCAAGGAAGCCATGCGCGCGTTCCTGGAAAAACGTGCTCCGATCTTCAAGGACTCAATCTGA